One region of Parafrankia discariae genomic DNA includes:
- a CDS encoding acyl-CoA thioesterase: protein MRPVTVNEPAILAPTEGTVLELLDLEEIDRDLFRVRNVFDDVYALYGGQVAAQALLAAGRTVPEERVPHSLHGYYLRLGDASRPTIFRVDRDRDGRSFSARRVVAVQGGEVIFNMSVSFHVPEEGPDIDAEPMPVVGAPETMLDYVFPRLFSFEGRTEKPVEPGEDFPTRCWARCTTALPDDPLTHAVILTYLSDSMAGLAPFHTPTARSGSSLDHAVWFHRPIRLDEWVLMDHVPRTIAGGRGWYTGTIHTRDGRLGASLTQEALFRAPRERPRL from the coding sequence ATGCGACCAGTGACCGTGAACGAGCCGGCGATCCTCGCCCCGACCGAGGGCACGGTCCTGGAACTGCTGGACCTCGAGGAGATCGACCGCGACCTGTTCCGGGTCCGCAACGTGTTCGACGACGTGTACGCGCTCTACGGGGGCCAGGTGGCCGCCCAGGCCCTGCTCGCCGCGGGCCGCACCGTGCCCGAGGAGCGGGTGCCGCACTCGCTGCACGGCTACTACCTGCGGCTGGGGGACGCGTCCCGGCCCACCATCTTCCGGGTCGACCGCGACCGCGACGGCCGCTCGTTCTCGGCCCGCCGGGTGGTCGCCGTGCAGGGCGGCGAGGTCATCTTCAACATGTCGGTGTCGTTCCACGTGCCCGAGGAGGGCCCGGACATCGACGCCGAGCCGATGCCGGTGGTGGGCGCCCCGGAGACGATGCTCGACTACGTGTTCCCGCGGCTGTTCTCCTTCGAGGGCCGCACCGAGAAACCGGTCGAACCCGGCGAGGACTTCCCGACCCGCTGCTGGGCCCGGTGCACCACGGCGCTGCCGGACGACCCGCTGACCCACGCGGTCATCCTGACCTACCTGTCCGACAGCATGGCCGGCCTCGCCCCCTTCCACACCCCCACGGCCCGCTCCGGGTCGAGCCTCGACCACGCGGTCTGGTTCCACCGGCCGATCCGGCTCGACGAGTGGGTGCTGATGGACCACGTCCCGCGCACGATCGCGGGTGGCCGCGGCTGGTACACCGGCACCATCCACACCCGGGACGGCCGGCTCGGCGCCAGCCTGACCCAGGAGGCCCTCTTCCGCGCCCCCCGGGAGCGGCCCCGGCTGTGA
- a CDS encoding inositol monophosphatase family protein, with amino-acid sequence MDLAVALDLAVRLSREAGDLARSSFSARFAYASKSLALDVVTEIDRAAERLIVGGVRRTFPGHVIIGEESGLHPGHEDWTWLVDPLDGTTNFTIGLPVYGVAIALTHRDDVVAAVVRDSHTGRYLAGSEATGLLAGDGAVLAKQGEPVAPAVALQQGYGVDRDDPALDRVRSTLEARYGRVFYTWSPAIDTMLLLAGHLCATVAVDCAGPEHVAAQFLARQAGCTVRALRGSGTTSPDIIVTAWPEAFDAVHDQVAAALVKQLPSARRQDADIPA; translated from the coding sequence ATGGATCTAGCGGTGGCCCTCGACCTTGCCGTTCGGCTCTCGCGTGAGGCCGGCGACCTCGCCCGGAGTTCTTTTTCCGCCCGCTTCGCGTATGCCAGCAAAAGTCTGGCACTGGATGTGGTGACGGAGATCGATCGCGCCGCCGAACGACTCATAGTCGGCGGGGTGCGAAGGACCTTTCCAGGCCACGTGATCATCGGCGAGGAGTCCGGGCTCCACCCCGGCCACGAGGACTGGACGTGGCTGGTCGATCCCCTGGACGGCACGACCAACTTCACCATCGGCCTGCCCGTCTACGGGGTCGCCATCGCCCTCACGCACCGGGACGACGTCGTGGCCGCGGTGGTTCGCGACTCGCACACCGGCAGGTATCTGGCGGGCAGTGAGGCGACCGGGCTCCTCGCCGGGGACGGTGCGGTGCTCGCCAAGCAGGGCGAGCCGGTCGCGCCGGCCGTCGCCCTGCAGCAGGGCTACGGCGTCGATCGGGACGACCCCGCGCTGGACCGGGTCCGTTCGACTCTCGAGGCCCGTTATGGGCGGGTCTTCTACACCTGGTCACCGGCGATCGACACGATGCTGCTGCTTGCCGGCCATCTCTGCGCGACGGTCGCGGTCGACTGCGCCGGCCCGGAACATGTCGCCGCGCAGTTCCTGGCCCGACAGGCTGGATGTACCGTGCGGGCCCTACGAGGATCCGGAACGACCTCGCCGGACATCATCGTGACCGCCTGGCCCGAGGCCTTTGACGCCGTTCACGACCAGGTGGCGGCCGCCCTGGTCAAGCAGCTCCCATCAGCAAGGCGACAAGACGCCGACATTCCTGCGTGA